TGAAAGATACTGTTATTGATATAGGAGATAATGGGAATGGAATATGTAATGATCAAGCAACTGTAGAAGATATTTGTTCCTCAATAACAAGAGCAATACTATTGTATGAAGATAAGAGAAAGTTAAACGCATTACGAAAAATGGGAATGGATATGGATCATTCCTGGTCAAGTGTTTGCAAAGAATATATAGAAGTGTACCAATTAATTATTAAAAAGAAATGAAAGCTAAAAAGAAAAACGTAATTGCAATTATTTTAGGAGGAGGACAGGGATCTAGATTGTATCCACTTACAGAAACAAGGTCTAAACCAGCTGTACCAATAGGAGGAAAATATAGATTGGTGGATATTCCTATCTCAAATTGTATGAATTCGGATATTTATCGAATGTTTGTATTGACACAATTCAATTCGGCTTCTTTGAATGCCCATATAAAAAACACGTACAACTTTAGTATTTTTAGTCATGCCTTCGTTGATATTTTAGCTGCTGAACAAACGCCTGATAATCCTACTTGGTTTCAAGGAACTTCGGATGCTGTAAGACAATGTATGCCTCATTTCTTAAATCATGAATTTGATTATGCTTTAATTCTTTCTGGAGATCAACTGTATCAAATGGATTTTAACGAAATGTTAGAAGCACATATTAATGCAGAAGCTGATATTTCGATTGCTACATTGCCAGTAAATGCAAAAGATGCACCAGAATTTGGAATATTAAAAACCAATTCAGAAAGTTGTATTGAAGCTTTTATTGAAAAACCAGCTGCAGAGCTTCTTCCACAATGGGAATCAGATGTTAGTGAAGAAATGAAAAGTCAAGGGAAACATTATTTGGCATCAATGGGTATTTATATTTTCAATAAAAAACTATTGGTTGAATTAATGAAAAACCCAGACACTAAAGATTTTGGTAAAGAAATCATTCCGCAAGCTGTTGGTCACAGAAAAATATTAAGCTATCAATATGAAGGATATTGGACAGATATCGGAAATATTGATTCTTTTTTCGAAGCTAATATTGGTTTGACAAATGATATTCCAGAATTTAATTTATTTGACAACGACAATAAAATTTTCACAAGACCCCGTTTATTACCTCCATCAAAATTTCAAAAATCATTGATTGAGAGCTCACTAATTTCTGAAGG
Above is a window of Flavobacterium sp. 123 DNA encoding:
- a CDS encoding glucose-1-phosphate adenylyltransferase; translation: MKAKKKNVIAIILGGGQGSRLYPLTETRSKPAVPIGGKYRLVDIPISNCMNSDIYRMFVLTQFNSASLNAHIKNTYNFSIFSHAFVDILAAEQTPDNPTWFQGTSDAVRQCMPHFLNHEFDYALILSGDQLYQMDFNEMLEAHINAEADISIATLPVNAKDAPEFGILKTNSESCIEAFIEKPAAELLPQWESDVSEEMKSQGKHYLASMGIYIFNKKLLVELMKNPDTKDFGKEIIPQAVGHRKILSYQYEGYWTDIGNIDSFFEANIGLTNDIPEFNLFDNDNKIFTRPRLLPPSKFQKSLIESSLISEGCIINAKEINKSVIGIRSRIGEGTVIRNCYVMGNDFYQSIDDMKEDVYNDKQLVGIGERCFISNALVDKNCRIGNDVHIEGGKHLENLNHELYAIKDGIVVIKKGAIIPNNYTIK